The sequence ACTCATCTATTGTATTCCAAGTATAGTTTTGATCTATCTTCATAATCCTCGCAAGTTCTCTAAAAATATCATATCCATTTTTGGTATCACCTATTGGCTCAATAGCTTTTTGTCTCATATAGTAAGCTGGCAAGCTTCCTGATTTATCTTGAATGCTCTCGTCTCTTTCAAGATATGTGCTCTCTGGAAGAACTACATCTGCAAACTGAGTAAAGTCATTCATATAGATATCAACTGATAAAATAAAATCAAGTTTTTTAATAGCTTTTATAGTGGTCTCTTCCCCAACAACATTTATAAGATGGTTAAATCTAGTATTAACCCAAGCTTTAACAGGATAAGGCTTTTCATTTAAGATTGCAGGGGCTATGTCCATTAAAACACCATGTTTTCTAGCGATAAAATAGTTTTTTGAACCCTTTTCTCCAGCACCATCAATCCTAGGTGTTTTTGGAACCTTGAAAGCTTTATTTGGATCATTTAAGGTTGGAAAAAGCTCCTCTCCAACTAAGTCATTAAATGTCTTAGCCTTTTTACCAAAATAAAGTCCTCCCTCTTTTTCTATATTACCCATTAGAGCATTTGCTATAAAAATAGCTCTTGTTCTTTGGTATTCTGCTCTTGTCGTAGTTGTTTTATGACCCCAGTCAATTATAACCTTTGGAGCAGCTTTATAAATTTCATCTGCAATTCTCTCAACATCAGTAGATTTAATACCAGTTATTTTCTCTTGCCATTTTGGAGTTGTATCTTTTACAGCTTTTTTAACCTCATCTATTCCTATAGTGTACTCTTCGACAAATTTTTTATCATATTTGCTATCTCTTATCCAAACATGAATTAAAGCCATAACAAAAGCCAAATCTGTTCCGGGTTTAACTGGTAGCCACTCATCGGCTTTAGCAGCAACTACACTAAATCTTGGCTCTAAAACTAGCAGTTTCGTATCTTCTTTTGCAGCTGTTTTTGCTAACTTTTTAGTATATTTGATATCAATTCCCTCAAATAAATTGTGTCCGAAATTTACTATATACTTTGCTTTTGAATAATCTCTTGAAAGGCTTCCTCCAAATGTATGCGGAAAAGCAACTTGATAAGTTATAGGACAGCAAGACCAGTGTGAAAAGATATTAGGACTACCCAAACTACAGGCAAAATTTGTCATCTGTTTATGGCTTTCGCTTGACTTTGCTGTAAAAACCACTGATTCTGGACCATGTGTTTTTGCTATTTCTCCAAGCTTATCAGCACAATATTTTAGTGCTTCTTCCCAACTAGCTTTACGCCACTTTCCACTACCACGCTCCCCTACTCTAATAAGTGGTTTTACGATTCTTTGTTTATCATAAAGCTGATTAACTCCAGCTCCTCCTCTTGCACAAACAGAGGTTCCTGTTGTAGAGTAGTGTTTGTTTCCTTGTATAAATTTACATTTTCCATCTACAATTTTTGCCTCAATTGGACATCTAGATGAACACATCTCGCAAAAACTAAAGACACTTTTATCTCCTCCGTTATTAATTATATCAGCAGCATTAGCTCCTAAATTTATCTCTAAAGCAGCAAGTGTTCCAATTCCCGCTGTCCCTTTTAAAAAATTTCTTCTTGAACTATCCATATCTTCCCTCCATATAAGATATTTTTCATATGATAC is a genomic window of Campylobacter blaseri containing:
- the phsA gene encoding thiosulfate reductase PhsA, which gives rise to MDSSRRNFLKGTAGIGTLAALEINLGANAADIINNGGDKSVFSFCEMCSSRCPIEAKIVDGKCKFIQGNKHYSTTGTSVCARGGAGVNQLYDKQRIVKPLIRVGERGSGKWRKASWEEALKYCADKLGEIAKTHGPESVVFTAKSSESHKQMTNFACSLGSPNIFSHWSCCPITYQVAFPHTFGGSLSRDYSKAKYIVNFGHNLFEGIDIKYTKKLAKTAAKEDTKLLVLEPRFSVVAAKADEWLPVKPGTDLAFVMALIHVWIRDSKYDKKFVEEYTIGIDEVKKAVKDTTPKWQEKITGIKSTDVERIADEIYKAAPKVIIDWGHKTTTTRAEYQRTRAIFIANALMGNIEKEGGLYFGKKAKTFNDLVGEELFPTLNDPNKAFKVPKTPRIDGAGEKGSKNYFIARKHGVLMDIAPAILNEKPYPVKAWVNTRFNHLINVVGEETTIKAIKKLDFILSVDIYMNDFTQFADVVLPESTYLERDESIQDKSGSLPAYYMRQKAIEPIGDTKNGYDIFRELARIMKIDQNYTWNTIDEFRMQQAKGNDKLLAALIKDGYVEWKVPKLYYREKKYVSKFVEKFPHASTFVDENGEMSSKVKFKTPSGKIELFSQQVEEALPGEGCIHPANMDVYDGHELCLMSGKTPIHTNGHTQNVKVLNDMMSESPIWINPRTAQKRGLKTGDRVLVENKFAKSYAKVMVTEGIREDSLFVYHGFGHISSGLKRTYGVGLNQSKLLNPAYGAVCSTMVTNVGVDIKKA